The following proteins come from a genomic window of Candidatus Thiodiazotropha sp. CDECU1:
- a CDS encoding chemotaxis protein CheW, whose amino-acid sequence MSETAVKEVRSVLIPLHERQLLLPNAVIAEVIGFQQPEPPEAGRPDWFVGSYVWRGVVIPIVSFEGMLGDRVVIPGNRGRIMVMNTLGQHERITHIGLLVQAIPSLVRVGANNVTPVNPEDDLDPLIKQQVELDLSPAMIPDLDEIERQVIDVAT is encoded by the coding sequence ATGAGCGAAACCGCTGTCAAGGAGGTCAGAAGTGTCCTCATTCCACTCCATGAACGACAACTCCTATTGCCCAATGCAGTCATTGCCGAAGTGATTGGATTTCAGCAACCGGAACCGCCAGAAGCGGGAAGGCCGGATTGGTTCGTGGGGAGTTATGTCTGGCGGGGTGTGGTCATTCCAATCGTCTCTTTCGAGGGTATGCTTGGAGACCGGGTGGTTATACCCGGGAATCGTGGCAGAATCATGGTCATGAATACGCTGGGCCAGCATGAAAGGATTACCCATATAGGCCTACTGGTTCAGGCCATTCCAAGCCTTGTCAGAGTGGGTGCCAACAACGTCACGCCGGTCAATCCCGAAGATGATCTTGATCCGCTGATTAAACAGCAGGTTGAGTTGGACCTGAGTCCGGCAATGATACCTGACCTGGATGAGATCGAGCGACAAGTTATAGATGTCGCAACCTGA